The Fulvivirga ligni genome window below encodes:
- a CDS encoding universal stress protein — MYSYKRLLVALDLSEMDEVLLKYTSELVKICGIEKIYFMHVAKSLNLPEKLRESYPDLMAPTDEALKKDIEDNIGKYFTGSCEYDVEIKEGSAEDKILRWADIKEIDLLVVGRKIELKGKGTLTGKLAKTIHCSILFVPETATPKISTVLMATDFSKTSSLALQEAVKVKEAVGAKLIVQNSYEVPSGYHTSGKTYEEFSEIMKSHAYEDVVEFLDREGVSINDAEIVLSLDEDDDPAEKAWKVADEKNADLIIIGSRGRAGLASILLGSVADKMVHYDRGIPLLVVKDKKENLSFLQALLKL, encoded by the coding sequence ATGTACTCATATAAAAGACTACTTGTAGCGCTGGACCTCAGTGAAATGGATGAGGTGTTGCTTAAATATACTTCCGAGCTTGTAAAAATCTGTGGCATAGAAAAGATCTACTTTATGCACGTAGCCAAGTCATTGAACTTGCCTGAAAAATTACGTGAGTCTTATCCAGATTTGATGGCACCTACTGATGAAGCTCTAAAAAAGGACATTGAAGACAATATTGGGAAGTATTTTACAGGAAGTTGTGAGTATGACGTAGAGATAAAAGAGGGTAGTGCCGAAGATAAAATTCTTAGATGGGCAGATATTAAAGAGATAGATCTTTTGGTGGTTGGTAGAAAGATAGAACTAAAAGGTAAGGGTACCCTTACTGGTAAGCTGGCTAAAACTATACACTGTTCTATCTTATTTGTGCCGGAAACAGCTACTCCGAAAATATCAACAGTGCTTATGGCTACTGATTTTTCAAAGACCTCTTCTCTTGCTCTGCAGGAAGCGGTAAAAGTGAAAGAGGCTGTTGGTGCTAAGCTTATAGTGCAGAATTCTTATGAGGTGCCGTCAGGATACCACACTAGCGGTAAAACTTATGAGGAATTTTCTGAAATTATGAAAAGCCATGCTTATGAGGATGTGGTGGAATTTCTTGATAGAGAAGGAGTTAGCATTAATGATGCTGAAATAGTTCTTTCTTTAGATGAGGATGACGATCCTGCAGAAAAGGCCTGGAAAGTAGCTGATGAAAAGAACGCTGATTTAATAATCATTGGCTCCAGAGGAAGAGCGGGATTGGCCTCTATTTTATTAGGAAGTGTGGCCGATAAAATGGTGCATTATGACCGAGGCATACCTTTGCTAGTGGTAAAAGATAAGAAAGAGAACCTGAGTTTCTTACAGGCTCTCCTTAAATTGTAG
- the gpmI gene encoding 2,3-bisphosphoglycerate-independent phosphoglycerate mutase, translated as MSKKVLLMILDGWGLGTNPDVSAIQAANTPFVDSCFEKFSHSKLEASGLAVGLPEGQMGNSEVGHMNIGAGRVVYQDLVKINKAFEEHTIDDNPVLNEAFDYAKSNGKKIHFIGLVSDGGVHSHIKHLQGLCSLAKDKALDNVFIHAFTDGRDTDPKGGEKYLQDLISHTEKTAGTVASIVGRYYAMDRDNRWERVKLAYDLMVKGEGNEATDLIAAVKESYANDVTDEFIKPIVHVGADGKPVAVIEEGDVVICFNFRTDRGRQITQALTQKDFPEQGLKKLDLNYFTMTTYDETFKGVKVLFEKDNLKNTLGEVLERAGKKQIRIAETEKYPHVTFFFSGGREDEFNGEKRLLCPSPKVATYDLQPEMSANDIKDKIIPELQSKEPDFICLNFANPDMVGHTGVFEAAVKACETVDGCAKAVTEAALENGYDIIIIADHGNSDIMVNPDGTPNTAHTTNLVPCILASNDFKGTIKDGKLGDLAPTILTLMGVEIPAEMTGDILI; from the coding sequence ATGAGTAAGAAAGTTTTATTAATGATCCTAGACGGCTGGGGATTAGGTACTAACCCTGATGTTTCAGCAATACAAGCAGCGAATACACCCTTTGTAGACAGCTGTTTTGAAAAGTTTTCACACAGCAAACTAGAAGCTTCAGGATTAGCCGTTGGTCTTCCTGAAGGTCAGATGGGTAACTCTGAAGTAGGCCACATGAACATAGGTGCTGGTAGAGTAGTATATCAGGATTTAGTTAAGATCAATAAAGCTTTCGAAGAACATACTATTGATGACAATCCTGTGCTTAATGAAGCCTTTGACTATGCTAAAAGCAATGGAAAGAAGATTCATTTTATCGGATTAGTATCTGATGGTGGTGTGCATTCTCACATCAAACATCTTCAAGGACTTTGTTCTTTGGCTAAAGATAAGGCTTTAGATAATGTATTCATCCATGCTTTTACTGATGGTCGTGATACCGATCCAAAAGGTGGCGAGAAATACCTTCAAGACCTTATATCACATACAGAAAAAACTGCGGGTACAGTGGCTTCTATTGTAGGAAGATACTATGCCATGGATAGAGATAACCGTTGGGAAAGAGTAAAGCTTGCTTATGACTTAATGGTGAAAGGAGAGGGAAATGAGGCTACAGACCTGATTGCTGCGGTTAAAGAATCATATGCAAATGATGTTACTGATGAGTTCATCAAGCCTATAGTTCATGTAGGGGCTGATGGTAAGCCAGTGGCTGTAATTGAAGAAGGTGATGTGGTTATTTGCTTCAACTTCAGAACGGATAGAGGCCGCCAGATCACTCAGGCTTTAACTCAAAAAGATTTCCCTGAGCAAGGACTGAAAAAATTAGATCTTAACTACTTCACCATGACCACTTATGATGAAACATTCAAAGGTGTGAAGGTCTTGTTTGAGAAAGATAACCTTAAAAATACATTAGGCGAAGTATTAGAAAGAGCTGGAAAGAAGCAAATTCGTATCGCTGAAACTGAAAAATATCCGCACGTAACTTTCTTCTTCTCAGGAGGCCGTGAAGATGAGTTTAATGGTGAAAAGAGATTACTTTGTCCATCACCGAAGGTGGCCACTTATGATCTTCAGCCAGAAATGAGTGCCAATGACATTAAGGATAAGATCATCCCTGAGCTACAGTCTAAAGAGCCTGATTTCATTTGCCTTAACTTCGCTAACCCTGATATGGTAGGCCATACAGGTGTATTCGAAGCGGCCGTTAAAGCGTGTGAAACCGTGGATGGTTGTGCAAAAGCAGTGACAGAAGCAGCCTTGGAAAATGGTTATGATATCATCATCATTGCTGACCACGGTAACTCTGACATTATGGTTAACCCTGACGGTACACCAAACACAGCACATACTACTAACCTGGTGCCTTGCATCCTTGCTAGTAATGATTTCAAAGGAACTATAAAAGATGGTAAGTTAGGTGATTTAGCACCAACTATCCTTACTCTAATGGGAGTAGAAATCCCTGCAGAAATGACTGGCGATATTCTAATATAA
- a CDS encoding outer membrane protein assembly factor, whose translation MIKKILLAMVAVLCISAIRVCAQNLEHRVYLLGNIADVANKEQLASQVIPSFKSYNGVYTVLINGDLIHEKPTQENTADLKVFLTQLSQAATGKIIIVPGDRDWDNSGPDGWKAVKKLEKIVKDWELENVKWPNDDACPGPEDIELSDNLLLITIDTQWWNHPYRKTLPADADCKVTTTGDYLEEFTELLDENGNKNILIAGHHPLQSQGNYGGRYSLKDWLWPLPIAKGMVTSYRQNIGRSVDLSNENYEPFANTMTNVLKDYKSIIYTSSHEKNQEIIKSGDNILINSGGLGKSGYLANQPSIKFGSEKEGFLTIDYYDNGAVSSHFIALEGDTNEKIQVFASVCKIDEDHTALNNTRVVPCDNEEASTAPSTDTTKYVTRVAGPEYRRDIFYKLFFGQHYRSSWITPVKVPYLDMDTTFEGLKPYAVGGGRQTTSLKINGGDGKEYVFRSVNKDPVKALPYELRETVVSSVLKDQTTTEQPYGAMAASVMLDAIDIMHPRPTLYVLPDSPELGIYRPDYAHLLGMLEEKPINPDKVEIVFGNGDDVKHSLQMFRELYEDNDNHIAEQEFVKARVFDILVGDWGKHEDNWKWIGYEQDKGTLYRPVPRDRDHVFSKWDGLFPWLADREWAKASGENFGYKIKGLRSLMWQARHMDRPLTNEATKEDWINAAKEIQAKITDEVISEAVHNMPEEIYNPDGMEIENKLKARKKDLQKYAEEYYLMLAKLVDIVGTEKDEYFEAIRNNDGSVEVNVYKQKDDQKEKQLYHRIFYPSETKEIRLFGLDDHDIFKISGKSTKNSILIRIIPGPGGDSIEDSSQAPGKQLIVYDRDEDHTYELGSDGKRAKTKDLDAYNYERTAFVYPTYFPLAYISYNADNGMSLNAGVKFTNQKYGKPDFSSTHFISASATTIGNFELKYEARWRYTFGKWDTYFNAHMGVPHRLNFYFGQGNDTEKTDDLMDADFYDVQYNTYSGNVGIIRNFLKFSTLKLGAGYEHNSDQLKNNNLFQQDASENLRPGDESQSFFTSNAMLDLDFRDRPNLSLRGMRFFLNYQNGIYLDNPSYDNFGIANSSLEQFISNYWQNPITLGLKVGGSTSFGDVPFYNLKYLGQNNDLRGFRKNRFTGESTAFINSELRVQLFERNTKVLPIKVGLRGFVDSGRVFDSQDLTDQWHTGYGAGFYLVPLEEKFTLNVSVGFSEEESGLILFSLGNVFN comes from the coding sequence ATGATTAAAAAGATATTGTTGGCAATGGTGGCCGTATTATGCATCTCTGCTATACGGGTTTGCGCTCAGAATTTAGAGCATAGAGTTTATTTATTAGGAAATATAGCAGATGTAGCAAATAAGGAGCAGCTGGCTTCTCAGGTCATCCCTTCTTTTAAAAGCTACAATGGCGTATACACCGTACTAATCAATGGTGACCTTATTCATGAAAAACCTACTCAGGAAAATACCGCTGACCTAAAAGTTTTTCTCACACAACTTAGCCAGGCCGCTACTGGAAAAATCATCATCGTTCCCGGTGACCGTGATTGGGATAACTCAGGTCCTGACGGATGGAAAGCCGTAAAAAAGCTGGAGAAAATAGTGAAGGACTGGGAGCTGGAAAATGTAAAATGGCCCAATGATGACGCCTGCCCCGGCCCGGAAGATATAGAACTCAGTGACAACCTTCTGCTCATTACCATAGACACCCAATGGTGGAACCACCCCTACAGAAAAACGCTACCGGCCGATGCGGACTGCAAAGTGACCACTACCGGTGACTATCTGGAAGAATTCACTGAACTTTTAGATGAAAATGGCAATAAAAATATATTGATAGCAGGCCACCATCCGCTACAATCACAAGGTAACTATGGTGGCAGATATAGCCTAAAAGACTGGCTATGGCCCCTTCCTATCGCCAAAGGTATGGTCACCTCATACAGACAAAATATTGGCAGAAGTGTAGATCTTTCTAATGAAAATTACGAGCCATTTGCTAACACCATGACCAATGTGCTAAAGGACTATAAGTCCATAATTTACACTTCAAGTCATGAAAAAAATCAGGAAATTATTAAGTCTGGAGATAATATCCTTATCAACAGCGGTGGTTTAGGAAAATCCGGCTACCTGGCCAACCAGCCAAGCATCAAATTTGGATCAGAAAAAGAAGGATTTCTAACCATTGATTATTATGACAATGGTGCCGTTTCGTCACATTTCATTGCCTTAGAAGGTGACACCAATGAAAAAATCCAGGTTTTTGCATCCGTTTGTAAGATAGATGAAGACCATACCGCCCTAAATAATACCAGAGTGGTACCATGTGACAATGAAGAGGCCTCAACCGCACCTTCTACTGATACCACCAAATATGTGACCCGAGTGGCTGGCCCGGAATATCGAAGAGACATATTTTATAAGCTTTTCTTTGGCCAACATTATCGTAGCAGCTGGATCACACCAGTGAAGGTGCCATATCTTGATATGGACACTACTTTTGAAGGACTCAAACCTTATGCTGTAGGAGGTGGAAGACAAACTACCTCTTTAAAAATAAATGGAGGAGATGGTAAAGAATATGTTTTTAGATCAGTAAACAAAGATCCGGTTAAAGCCTTACCTTATGAACTAAGAGAAACCGTAGTGAGCAGCGTACTTAAAGACCAGACCACCACCGAACAACCTTATGGTGCCATGGCTGCCAGTGTAATGCTCGATGCTATTGATATTATGCACCCGAGACCTACTTTATACGTGCTGCCCGATAGCCCTGAGTTAGGAATTTACCGACCTGACTATGCTCATTTGCTGGGTATGTTGGAAGAAAAGCCCATCAACCCAGACAAAGTGGAGATAGTGTTTGGTAATGGTGATGATGTAAAGCATTCCCTACAAATGTTCCGAGAATTATATGAGGACAATGATAATCATATTGCCGAACAGGAGTTTGTGAAAGCCCGCGTGTTTGATATTCTGGTTGGCGACTGGGGTAAACATGAAGACAACTGGAAATGGATAGGCTACGAGCAGGACAAAGGAACTTTATACAGACCTGTACCAAGAGATAGAGACCATGTATTCTCCAAATGGGATGGCCTTTTCCCCTGGTTGGCAGACCGCGAGTGGGCCAAGGCCAGTGGTGAAAATTTCGGATATAAAATAAAAGGCCTTCGAAGCCTGATGTGGCAAGCCCGCCATATGGATCGCCCGCTCACCAATGAAGCCACAAAAGAAGACTGGATCAACGCCGCTAAAGAAATACAAGCTAAGATTACCGATGAAGTGATTAGCGAAGCGGTACACAACATGCCCGAAGAGATATATAATCCTGACGGCATGGAGATAGAAAACAAGTTGAAAGCCCGAAAAAAAGACCTTCAAAAATATGCGGAAGAGTATTATCTAATGTTGGCTAAACTAGTGGACATAGTAGGTACAGAAAAAGATGAGTACTTCGAAGCGATTAGAAATAATGATGGTTCCGTAGAGGTGAATGTGTATAAACAAAAGGATGATCAAAAAGAAAAGCAGTTATACCACCGTATTTTTTACCCTTCGGAAACCAAAGAAATAAGGCTTTTTGGCCTTGATGATCATGATATCTTCAAGATAAGTGGTAAAAGCACCAAAAACTCAATCCTAATAAGAATAATACCCGGCCCGGGAGGCGACTCCATCGAAGATTCTTCTCAAGCGCCTGGAAAACAGTTGATTGTATATGACAGGGACGAAGATCACACCTATGAACTTGGCAGCGATGGAAAGCGGGCGAAAACAAAAGATTTAGATGCTTACAATTATGAGCGCACCGCATTTGTTTATCCTACCTATTTCCCTCTTGCTTATATTTCTTACAATGCTGATAATGGCATGTCACTGAACGCAGGAGTAAAATTTACCAATCAAAAATATGGAAAACCTGATTTCAGTAGCACTCATTTCATCAGTGCCTCTGCCACCACAATAGGTAATTTTGAACTTAAATATGAAGCTCGCTGGAGGTATACCTTCGGGAAATGGGATACTTATTTCAATGCTCACATGGGCGTTCCACACCGATTAAATTTCTATTTCGGCCAAGGGAATGACACCGAAAAGACTGATGATTTGATGGATGCGGATTTTTATGATGTGCAATACAATACTTACAGCGGCAATGTTGGAATTATCAGAAACTTCCTAAAATTCAGCACCTTAAAGCTTGGTGCAGGTTATGAGCACAACAGCGACCAATTAAAAAACAATAATCTTTTCCAGCAAGATGCCTCCGAAAACCTTAGGCCAGGAGATGAATCTCAAAGTTTCTTCACGTCTAATGCCATGTTAGATCTGGATTTTAGAGACAGGCCTAACCTTTCATTACGCGGTATGCGCTTTTTCCTGAATTACCAGAATGGCATATATCTGGACAATCCTTCGTATGATAATTTTGGAATTGCGAACTCCTCTTTGGAGCAGTTTATTTCTAATTACTGGCAAAATCCGATTACTCTGGGTCTAAAGGTGGGTGGCTCTACGTCATTCGGTGATGTTCCTTTTTATAACCTCAAATACCTGGGGCAAAATAATGACTTACGAGGCTTCAGAAAAAACAGGTTTACCGGAGAGTCTACCGCCTTTATTAATAGTGAACTCCGAGTGCAGCTTTTTGAAAGAAACACCAAGGTATTGCCAATAAAAGTAGGCCTGAGAGGCTTTGTAGACAGCGGCCGTGTGTTTGATAGTCAGGACCTTACAGATCAGTGGCATACTGGCTACGGAGCGGGATTTTACCTGGTACCTTTAGAGGAAAAATTCACGCTAAATGTGTCCGTTGGGTTCTCAGAAGAGGAATCTGGACTTATATTATTTAGCCTGGGCAATGTTTTTAACTAA
- a CDS encoding secondary thiamine-phosphate synthase enzyme YjbQ: MQFHQTELTLPAFNRGFHLITSRVEQALPEIAEISSGMLQVFIKHTSASLSINENADPTVRQDFESHFNKMVPENAPYYKHTFEGPDDMPAHIKSSLLGASVTIPITNGALNLGTWQGIYLCEHRDYGGQRRLVISAFGN; the protein is encoded by the coding sequence ATGCAGTTTCATCAGACAGAACTAACCTTACCCGCTTTCAACCGTGGCTTCCATTTAATTACAAGCAGAGTAGAGCAGGCGCTCCCGGAGATTGCTGAAATAAGCTCAGGCATGCTTCAGGTATTCATAAAACATACCTCTGCCAGCTTAAGCATTAATGAAAATGCAGATCCCACAGTAAGGCAGGATTTTGAAAGTCATTTTAATAAGATGGTGCCCGAAAATGCCCCATATTATAAGCACACTTTTGAAGGCCCGGATGATATGCCTGCACATATAAAGAGTTCATTACTAGGCGCATCCGTGACTATTCCAATTACCAATGGTGCGCTCAATTTAGGCACCTGGCAAGGTATTTATTTATGCGAGCATAGAGATTATGGTGGCCAAAGAAGGCTTGTAATCAGTGCTTTTGGCAATTAA
- a CDS encoding choice-of-anchor Q domain-containing protein has product MRYLIPVLCLFIAIYGCKPEEEKFTYDSDTALRFSTDTVFFDTVFTSVGSITQRFKVYNDNKNAVNIQDISLSKASSSAYTVYINGRANSKFTDTRLLGEDSLLVLVEVMINPDDQDLPFIVTDELVFNTNDNIQDVKLVSWGQDANFLRDSVLTCDAVWTADRPYVIYNSILVDSLCSLTIEPGTKIYSHNTSYIFVKGSIKAEGEADNRISFTNDRLDYENVPGQWGGIIFLPGSKDNKISYSDIRNAEVGIYLGTPDDDNIADLELDGCTIENIGGVAEIPVSGGLVLPGYGVLAITSDLTMYNTVVNNCAINAVGNYAGGNYIYDHCTFASYSFDFFREDPSVVFSDNLVLGNDQLLVSDLSVDLSNTIIWGNLREEILLSNGGDANFTLAMSHNLIRTSNEDLNANDNIINEDPKFMNPGSNDYHLDTLSVAKDAGVNLGLTTDHDGNTRDNKPDIGAFERIEN; this is encoded by the coding sequence TTGAGATATCTAATACCTGTATTGTGCTTATTTATTGCCATTTATGGCTGTAAACCTGAAGAGGAAAAATTCACCTACGATAGTGATACTGCCTTACGCTTTTCTACAGATACCGTGTTTTTTGATACGGTATTCACATCTGTAGGCAGTATCACCCAGAGGTTTAAAGTGTATAATGACAATAAAAACGCTGTAAACATACAAGATATCTCATTATCTAAGGCCTCATCTTCGGCATATACAGTGTATATCAACGGCAGGGCTAATTCAAAATTTACAGATACCAGACTACTTGGTGAAGATAGCCTTTTAGTGCTGGTAGAAGTAATGATAAACCCTGATGATCAGGATCTTCCGTTTATAGTTACTGATGAACTGGTTTTTAATACCAATGATAATATTCAGGATGTAAAGCTAGTTTCCTGGGGTCAGGATGCTAATTTTCTTAGAGATTCTGTGCTTACTTGTGATGCTGTTTGGACGGCAGACAGGCCTTATGTCATTTATAATTCCATATTGGTAGATTCTCTATGCAGTCTTACCATAGAGCCAGGGACAAAAATTTACTCCCATAACACCAGCTACATCTTCGTAAAAGGAAGCATCAAGGCTGAAGGAGAAGCTGACAATCGCATTTCATTTACTAATGACCGTCTGGACTATGAAAATGTACCAGGCCAGTGGGGTGGAATAATATTCCTACCAGGCAGCAAGGATAACAAAATAAGCTATTCGGATATAAGAAATGCCGAAGTAGGCATTTACCTGGGTACACCTGACGATGATAATATTGCTGATCTCGAACTAGATGGTTGTACTATTGAAAATATAGGTGGCGTTGCCGAAATACCAGTTTCCGGAGGTTTGGTTTTGCCTGGATATGGCGTATTGGCAATCACTTCAGATTTAACCATGTACAATACTGTAGTGAATAACTGCGCCATCAATGCTGTGGGTAATTATGCTGGTGGTAATTACATTTATGACCACTGCACCTTTGCCAGCTACTCTTTTGACTTTTTTAGAGAAGATCCGTCGGTGGTTTTTTCAGATAATCTGGTTTTAGGTAATGATCAGCTTTTGGTGAGCGATCTTAGTGTAGACCTTTCTAATACCATCATTTGGGGGAATCTCAGAGAAGAAATATTGCTCAGTAATGGAGGAGACGCCAACTTCACTCTGGCTATGTCTCATAATCTTATCCGCACGAGTAATGAGGATTTAAATGCCAATGATAACATCATTAACGAAGACCCGAAGTTTATGAACCCGGGCTCAAATGACTATCATTTAGACACTCTATCAGTAGCCAAAGATGCGGGTGTAAACTTAGGCTTAACTACTGATCATGATGGTAACACCCGCGATAACAAACCTGACATAGGAGCGTTTGAAAGGATAGAAAATTAG
- the prfA gene encoding peptide chain release factor 1, with protein sequence MIEKLEEIKDRFDEVAQLIVQPDAMSDMKKYSQLSKEYKDLDKIVKKYEVYKDVLSNISNAKEVIKNEKDEEFRDMAKMELDELEPQKEALEDELKQMLIPKDPNDDKEAILEIRAGTGGDEAAIFAGDLFRMYQRFCEKRGLNLTVLDLTEGTSGGYKEIVSTVSGENAFGTLKFESGVHRVQRVPQTETQGRVHTSAATVAVLPEMDDVEVEIDMNDVRKDTFCSSGPGGQSVNTTYSAVRLTHMPTGIVVSCQDQKSQLKNFDKALKVLRSRIYEIELAKHNEAVGAQRKSMVGSGDRSDKIRTYNYPQSRVTDHRINYSQHNLPSVMDGEIDEFIEQLQLAESAEKMKEGA encoded by the coding sequence ATGATTGAAAAGCTAGAAGAGATAAAAGATAGATTTGACGAAGTGGCCCAGCTTATTGTGCAGCCAGACGCCATGTCTGACATGAAGAAATATTCTCAGCTGAGCAAAGAATATAAAGATCTCGATAAGATAGTTAAAAAATACGAAGTCTATAAAGACGTATTATCTAATATATCCAACGCGAAAGAAGTCATCAAAAATGAAAAAGATGAAGAATTTCGTGATATGGCTAAAATGGAGCTTGACGAGCTAGAGCCACAAAAAGAAGCATTAGAGGACGAACTGAAGCAGATGCTCATTCCTAAAGATCCTAATGATGATAAAGAAGCTATCCTAGAGATTAGAGCTGGTACAGGTGGTGATGAAGCGGCCATTTTCGCTGGTGATTTGTTCAGAATGTATCAGAGATTCTGTGAGAAAAGAGGCCTTAATCTTACTGTGCTGGATCTTACCGAAGGCACCAGTGGTGGCTATAAAGAAATAGTAAGTACTGTAAGCGGTGAAAATGCTTTCGGTACGTTAAAGTTTGAATCTGGTGTACACCGGGTGCAAAGAGTACCTCAAACAGAAACTCAAGGCCGCGTACATACTTCAGCAGCTACTGTTGCCGTTTTACCTGAAATGGATGACGTAGAAGTTGAAATAGATATGAACGACGTAAGAAAAGACACCTTCTGTTCTTCAGGCCCTGGTGGTCAGTCAGTAAACACCACTTATTCAGCGGTGAGACTTACCCACATGCCTACCGGAATAGTGGTATCTTGTCAAGACCAGAAATCACAGCTAAAAAACTTTGATAAAGCATTAAAGGTACTTCGTTCAAGAATTTATGAGATAGAGCTGGCCAAACATAATGAGGCCGTAGGTGCTCAGCGTAAATCTATGGTAGGTAGTGGAGACCGTTCTGACAAGATCAGAACCTATAACTACCCTCAAAGTAGGGTTACAGACCACCGTATCAACTACAGTCAGCATAACCTGCCATCAGTGATGGACGGGGAAATTGATGAATTCATAGAACAACTGCAACTTGCAGAAAGCGCCGAAAAAATGAAAGAAGGCGCATAA
- a CDS encoding Kazal-type serine protease inhibitor family protein, translating to MIKKFTFSVLFTVAILAGCKVQEQEDCINQEKINPEAMCTKEYMPVCGCNGQTYGNKCEAKAAGLNSWTEGACPEKPSK from the coding sequence ATGATTAAAAAGTTTACTTTTTCTGTTCTCTTTACAGTGGCCATACTAGCAGGATGCAAAGTTCAGGAACAAGAGGATTGTATTAACCAAGAAAAAATAAACCCTGAGGCCATGTGTACCAAAGAGTATATGCCTGTTTGTGGCTGCAATGGCCAAACTTATGGCAACAAATGTGAAGCTAAAGCTGCAGGTCTAAACTCCTGGACAGAAGGAGCTTGCCCTGAAAAACCATCAAAGTGA
- a CDS encoding DNA-3-methyladenine glycosylase I, with product MSEIHRCGWAEGQFDDYVKYHDEEWGVPVHDDQVHFEFLILEGAQAGLSWATVLKKREGYREAFAHFDPVKVAAFDETKIQELLLNPGIIRNQLKVRAAVNNAQRFLEVQKEFGSFDKYIWQFVDNKPIINSWVNHKDAPATTKESDDLSKDLKKRGFKFVGSTVIYAHMQACGLVNDHTVNCFRYNTLT from the coding sequence ATGAGTGAGATTCACCGGTGCGGATGGGCCGAGGGCCAGTTTGATGATTATGTCAAATATCATGATGAAGAATGGGGTGTACCTGTGCATGATGATCAGGTGCATTTTGAATTTCTTATTCTGGAAGGTGCTCAGGCCGGACTAAGCTGGGCCACTGTGCTGAAGAAAAGAGAAGGCTACCGAGAGGCTTTTGCTCACTTTGACCCAGTAAAAGTAGCCGCCTTTGATGAGACCAAAATCCAGGAATTATTGCTCAACCCGGGTATTATCAGAAACCAGCTCAAAGTAAGGGCCGCCGTGAATAATGCCCAACGGTTTCTTGAAGTACAGAAAGAATTTGGCTCGTTCGACAAATACATCTGGCAATTTGTTGACAATAAGCCCATTATAAATTCATGGGTGAATCACAAAGATGCTCCTGCCACCACAAAAGAATCTGACGATCTGAGCAAAGATTTAAAGAAAAGGGGTTTCAAATTTGTTGGAAGCACTGTAATTTACGCACACATGCAGGCTTGTGGCCTGGTGAACGACCATACGGTTAACTGTTTTCGTTATAATACGTTAACCTAA
- a CDS encoding GNAT family N-acetyltransferase, producing the protein MIKITTADKSHIDTIVNFQAKMAWQTEELELDTVTVTKGVTAVFEDPAKGTYYVAKDGDRVIACLLTTPEWSEWRNGTVLWIQSVFVEEDYRKQGIFRQMYSYLKEMVMAEENLMGLRLYVEKTNLRAQKVYESIGMNGDHYQFFEWMKHF; encoded by the coding sequence ATGATTAAAATTACTACGGCTGATAAATCTCATATAGATACAATTGTAAACTTTCAGGCAAAAATGGCCTGGCAAACTGAAGAGCTGGAGCTGGACACCGTAACGGTGACCAAAGGTGTAACCGCTGTTTTTGAAGACCCCGCCAAAGGAACCTACTATGTTGCCAAAGATGGAGACAGAGTGATAGCCTGCCTTCTAACCACCCCAGAATGGAGCGAGTGGAGAAATGGCACCGTACTATGGATTCAATCTGTTTTTGTAGAAGAAGACTACCGAAAGCAAGGTATATTCAGGCAAATGTATAGTTACCTGAAGGAGATGGTTATGGCCGAAGAAAACCTTATGGGTCTGCGTCTCTATGTGGAGAAAACCAACCTTAGAGCTCAAAAGGTGTATGAATCCATCGGTATGAATGGTGATCATTATCAGTTCTTTGAATGGATGAAACACTTCTGA